A portion of the Lolium rigidum isolate FL_2022 chromosome 1, APGP_CSIRO_Lrig_0.1, whole genome shotgun sequence genome contains these proteins:
- the LOC124659322 gene encoding beta-1,3-galactosyltransferase pvg3-like, producing MLLLLPFGLLVAVILVVYPNELALQSLMSSPTCQNNAGLTATDVVGVAVDFRLLIGVLTLPGLYERRNLIRTVYALQQPSLPASRIVDVRFIFCRVASEEERVLVALEAMRYGDVVELDCTENMDNGKTYSYLSSVPALFGASAYDFVMKTDDDTFFRLPRLAESLGSAPREDLYYGCRVSCDMRRAAKDEYMSGMGYVLSWDLVEWIAAAEVIRNRTAGPEDWTLRKWFGLGGKAKNWVDAKPAMYDFPQPRDACAHQLVPDTIAVHKLKDNERWSTTLKFFNFTAGLQPSKFFRNV from the coding sequence ATGCTTCTCCTGCTCCCAttcgggctcctcgtcgccgtgatCCTCGTCGTATACCCCAACGAGTTGGCCCTCCAGTCACTTATGTCCAGCCCCACCTGCCAAAACAATGCCGGCCTCACGGCCACGGACGTCGTCGGGGTGGCCGTGGATTTCCGGCTGCTCATCGGCGTGCTGACGCTCCCAGGCCTGTACGAGCGGCGGAACCTGATCCGCACGGTGTACGCGCTCCAGCAGCCGAGCCTGCCGGCGTCGCGCATCGTCGACGTCCGGTTCATCTTCTGCCGGGTGGCCTCGGAGGAGGAGCGCGTGCTGGTGGCGCTGGAGGCGATGCGGTACGGCGACGTGGTCGAGCTGGACTGCACGGAGAACATGGACAACGGCAAGACCTACTCCTACCTCTCCAGCGTCCCGGCGCTCTTCGGCGCCTCTGCCTACGACTTCGTGATGAAGACCGACGACGACACCTTCTTCCGGCTGCCGCGGCTGGCCGAGTCGCTGGGCAGCGCGCCCAGGGAGGACCTCTACTACGGGTGCCGGGTGTCATGCGACATGAGACGCGCGGCGAAAGACGAGTACATGTCCGGCATGGGATACGTCCTCTCCTGGGACCTCGTGGAGTGGATCGCGGCGGCGGAGGTGATCCGGAACCGGACGGCGGGGCCGGAGGACTGGACGCTCCGCAAGTGGTTCGGCCTCGGCGGCAAGGCCAAGAACTGGGTGGACGCTAAGCCGGCCATGTACGACTTCCCACAGCCGAGGGACGCCTGCGCGCACCAGCTGGTGCCGGACACCATCGCCGTGCACAAGCTCAAGGACAACGAGAGGTGGTCCACCACGCTCAAGTTCTTCAACTTCACCGCGGGCCTCCAGCCGTCCAAGTTCTTCCGCAACGTTTGA
- the LOC124659333 gene encoding uncharacterized protein LOC124659333, which translates to MKVTSFLKVLPVAVALGFFMSVYFPIAITPKLQCGILPWSSSFSVNSSFSDNSIVARLWAPFSNTTTSNATSGVARNPQGSERLPPGIVVSESDLHLRRLWGSPTEDTPTRKYLLALAVGYAEKVNVNATVHKFSDNFDVMVFHYDGRTTEWDEFEWSKQATHVSARQQTKWWFAKRFMHPSIVAPYDYIFLWDEDLGVENFSAEPYIDIVKKHGLEISQPGLDVTKGKKQYDITAKRDAGEMHKFVEVMAPVFSRDAWRCVWHMIQNDLIHGWGLDFHFWRCVDDPEEHIGIVDAQYVVHHAVTTLMGKGNKANTGIGAKVKARCTEEYSTFRSRMSDADKELANSTTTSSSTTLS; encoded by the exons ATGAAAGTAACCTCGTTTCTAAAGGTGTTGCCTGTGGCTGTGGCGTTGGGGTTCTTCATGAGCGTTTATTTTCCCATTGCGATCACACCAAAG CTTCAGTGTGGCATACTGCCTTGGAGTAGTAGTTTTTCTGTAAACTCCAGCTTCAGTGACAACAGCATAGTTGCTAGACTATGGGCACCATTCAGCAACACCACTACCTCAAATGCCACTTCTGGG GTTGCAAGAAACCCGCAAGGTTCAGAGAGGTTACCACCAGGGATTGTGGTGTCGGAGTCTGATCTTCACCTCCGCAGGCTCTGGGGGTCCCCAACAGAG GACACGCCGACACGCAAGTACCTCCTGGCGCTGGCCGTAGGGTACGCCGAGAAAGTCAATGTCAATGCAACTGTGCATAAG TTCTCTGACAACTTCGACGTCATGGTGTTCCACTACGACGGTCGCACGACGGAGtgggacgagttcgagtggtcaaaGCAGGCTACTCACGTTAGCGCCAGGCAGCAAACCAAATG GTGGTTCGCCAAGAGGTTCATGCACCCAAGCATCGTGGCGCCCTACGACTACATTTTTCTGTGGGACGAGGACCTCGGCGTCGAGAACTTCAGTGCGGAACC GTACATCGACATTGTGAAGAAGCATGGGCTAGAAATCTCGCAGCCAGGGCTGGACGTGACCAAGGGGAAGAAGCAGTACGATATCACCGCCAAGAGAGACGCTGGCGAGATGCACAA GTTCGTGGAGGTGATGGCACCGGTTttctccagggatgcttggagatGCGTCTGGCATATGATACAG AATGACCTGATCCATGGATGGGGACTGGACTTCCATTTCTGGAGATGTGTCGAT GATCCTGAAGAGCACATTGGCATCGTAGACGCTCAATATGTGGTCCATCACGCAGTAACGACGCTCATGGGAAAG GGCAACAAGGCAAATACGGGAATCGGTGCAAAG GTGAAAGCCCGATGTACCGAGGAGTATTCCACCTTCAGATCCCGAATGTCAGATGCAGACAAGGAACTTGCCAACTCTACCACCACATCATCATCCACAACACTGAGCTAA